The Verrucomicrobiia bacterium genome includes a window with the following:
- a CDS encoding 3-oxoacyl-[acyl-carrier-protein] synthase III C-terminal domain-containing protein — MFITGIGTAAPPQSYKQTEAWAALQASQPFSRLTPRSHAILRKILTGNNGIETRHLALDSLHDVFETNPDILHARFAKHGPLLATQAAEHALRDAQISVSEIDALLVSTCTGYLCPGLTSYVSERLGLRTDALLLDLVGQGCGAALPNLRTAEALLVSGKCKRVLSVCVEICSAAFYIDDDPGVLVSACLFGDGAGAAVLSNEPAPHQRPIQWLASRTQLSAADRDLLRFEQKNGMLRNILSAKVPPLAAQFAADVLDATLADARLTRSDIAAWIWHAGGRDVLTALQERLSLTADQVCWSANILREFGNVSSPCVYFVLQAALADAAPAGHWWLSSFGAGFSCHGALLKVG, encoded by the coding sequence ATGTTCATTACGGGAATAGGCACGGCTGCGCCACCGCAGTCCTATAAACAAACTGAAGCCTGGGCCGCCCTACAGGCCTCGCAACCATTTTCCCGGCTCACTCCGCGCTCCCACGCCATCCTCCGAAAAATCCTCACCGGCAACAACGGCATCGAGACCCGCCACCTCGCGCTCGATTCCCTCCACGATGTCTTCGAGACGAACCCCGACATCCTCCACGCGCGCTTCGCCAAACACGGCCCGCTCCTCGCCACCCAGGCCGCCGAACACGCCTTGCGCGATGCCCAAATTTCCGTCAGCGAAATAGACGCCCTCCTCGTCAGCACCTGCACCGGTTACCTTTGCCCCGGCCTCACCAGTTACGTCAGCGAACGCCTTGGCCTCCGCACCGATGCCCTCCTTCTCGACCTTGTCGGCCAGGGCTGTGGCGCGGCTTTGCCAAATCTTCGCACCGCTGAGGCCTTGCTCGTGTCCGGCAAATGTAAACGCGTCCTGTCCGTCTGCGTCGAAATTTGCAGCGCCGCTTTTTACATTGATGACGATCCCGGCGTGCTCGTCAGCGCGTGCCTCTTCGGCGATGGCGCCGGTGCCGCCGTTCTTTCCAACGAACCCGCTCCGCACCAGCGCCCAATCCAATGGCTCGCCTCACGCACGCAGCTTTCCGCCGCGGACCGCGACCTGCTTCGCTTCGAGCAAAAAAATGGCATGCTGCGAAATATTCTCAGCGCCAAAGTGCCGCCGCTCGCCGCGCAATTCGCCGCCGACGTTCTCGATGCCACCCTCGCCGATGCCCGCCTCACCCGCTCCGACATCGCCGCCTGGATCTGGCACGCGGGCGGGCGCGATGTCCTAACCGCCTTGCAGGAACGCCTCAGCCTCACCGCCGACCAGGTCTGCTGGAGCGCGAATATCCTCCGCGAATTCGGCAACGTCAGCAGCCCCTGTGTTTATTTCGTCCTGCAAGCCGCGCTCGCCGACGCCGCGCCCGCCGGCCACTGGTGGCTCTCATCGTTCGGCGCCGGTTTCAGTTGTCACGGCGCGCTTCTAAAAGTCGGATAA